A genomic stretch from Theobroma cacao cultivar B97-61/B2 chromosome 4, Criollo_cocoa_genome_V2, whole genome shotgun sequence includes:
- the LOC18601784 gene encoding GDSL esterase/lipase 7, producing MRRSSGSHVFLLIFFRFLPLMHGVPLAPALYVFGDSLLDSGNNNLLPTLAKADFPPYGRDFAKGSTGRFTNGRTVADFIAEFLGLPYSPPFLSIRNSALTGLNYASGSCGILPETGSSLGKCLNLGEQISLFQLTIASDLKKHFDSSSKLSEYLSKSIFLFSVGSNDYLNIYSGNSIFNSSKRNTPQQIATLLWDKLSAHFETLYNLGARKIVMFEIGPIGCTPAVAKTHQKTGPCLDEANQLVSYFNNMLPAMLGNLTFTLRGSTFVLARCNWLGNDAVMNPSKYGLEDTSNACCVTWQNGTSACIPWVAPCLNSNKNYFWDGYHPTEVVYSDIASRCIKDNTVCVPLNLQQLVQM from the exons ATGAGAAGAAGCTCGGGGTCACACGttttcttgcttattttctTTCGTTTTCTCCCACTGATGCATGGCGTACCACTTGCTCCGGCATTGTACGTGTTTGGGGATTCTTTGCTGGACAGTGGCAATAATAACTTGTTGCCAACTCTTGCCAAGGCCGATTTTCCTCCATACGGAAGAGACTTTGCCAAGGGTTCTACTGGAAGGTTTACAAATGGAAGAACCGTCGCAGATTTTATAG CTGAATTTCTTGGACTGCCCTATTCTCCACCATTCTTGAGTATACGTAACTCAGCACTGACAGGGTTGAACTATGCTTCTGGATCCTGCGGCATACTGCCAGAAACAGGAAGCTCATTA GGCAAATGCCTAAAtttgggtgagcaaattaGTTTGTTTCAGCTGACCATTGCGTCAGACTTGAAAAAACACTTCGATAGCTCATCTAAGTTGTCAGAGTATTTATCAAAGTctatctttttattctctGTCGGCAGCAATGATTATCTGAATATATATAGCGGAAACAGCATATTTAACAGCAGCAAAAGAAACACTCCGCAGCAAATTGCTACTCTCCTCTGGGACAAGCTATCTGCTCACTTTGAG ACACTTTACAATCTAGGAGCAAGGAAGATAGTTATGTTTGAAATCGGCCCCATTGGATGTACCCCTGCGGTTGCAAAGACACATCAAAAAACCGGACCATGTTTAGACGAAGCAAATCAGCTTGTTTCATATTTTAACAATATGCTGCCTGCAATGCTAGGAAATTTGACATTTACTCTTCGCGGATCAACCTTTGTTCTTGCCCGTTGTAATTGGTTAGGGAATGATGCGGTCATGAATCCTTCTAAATACG GCTTAGAAGACACGAGCAATGCATGTTGCGTTACTTGGCAAAATGGGACTTCAGCGTGCATTCCATGGGTAGCGCCATGTCTTAACTCAAACAAAAACTACTTTTGGGATGGCTATCATCCTACTGAAGTGGTCTATTCAGACATAGCAAGTCGTTGTATCAAGGACAATACTGTTTGCGTTCCTCTTAATTTGCAGCAGCTGGTTCAGATGTGA
- the LOC18601785 gene encoding GDSL esterase/lipase 7, with product MSNLISSFLFAFLHFFLLIHSKPLAPALYVFGDSLFDSGNNNHLPTLAKANYPPYGQNFVQHFTGRFTNGRTLPDFIAELLELPYPPPYLSINESITLSGLNYASSACGILPETGSQLGKCLSLGQQIDFFQSTVESKLPSHFKSSKELSNYLAKSIFMLTMGSNDYIQSYFEPTLFSTSQDFDPQTYAQLLIDALSKHLERLYELGARKLIMLEIPPLGCIPHYTRRYELTGKCHEETNQIVSFFNSRLHPMLKNLTSTLRGGVFILAPINSLVYDLITNPSKYGFTDTSNPCCTTWANGTLSCIPFLEPCPNPNAHFFWDGYHNTETGNSIAASLCFNDPEFCSPISIRELLQI from the exons ATGAGCAACTTAATTTCGTCCTTCTTATTTGCTTTCCTTCATTTCTTCTTGCTAATTCACAGTAAACCTCTTGCGCCAGCTCTATATGTATTCGGAGATTCATTGTTTGACAGTGGCAACAACAATCATCTGCCAACCCTTGCTAAGGCAAATTACCCACCTTATGGTCAGAATTTTGTCCAACATTTCACCGGGAGGTTCACTAATGGAAGAACTCTTCCAGACTTTATAG CTGAACTTCTTGAGCTGCCGTACCCTCCACCATACCTGAGTATTAATGAATCAATAACGCTATCTGGTCTGAATTATGCATCTTCAGCTTGTGGAATTCTCCCCGAAACCGGAAGCCAACTT GGGAAATGCTTGAGTTTGGGTCaacaaattgatttttttcaatCGACAGTTGAGTCAAAGCTGCCTAGCCACTTTAAAAGCTCTAAGGAGCTTTCTAACTACTTGGCAAAGTCTATATTTATGTTAACAATGGGCAGCAACGATTACATTCAAAGCTATTTTGAACCAACATTATTTAGCACAAGCCAAGATTTTGACCCTCAAACATATGCGCAGCTTCTCATAGATGCTCTCTCCAAGCATTTAGAG AGACTATATGAATTAGGAGCTAGGAAGTTAATAATGCTCGAAATCCCCCCGCTTGGATGCATCCCACATTACACAAGGAGATATGAACTCACCGGAAAATGTCATGAAGAAACAAACCAAATTGTCTCATTTTTTAATAGCAGGCTTCATCCAATGCTAAAGAATTTAACATCTACTCTTCGGGGCGGGGTATTCATCCTTGCTCCAATAAATTCATTAGTTTACGATCTCATTACTAATCCTTCAAAATATG GCTTCACTGATACAAGCAATCCATGTTGCACAACTTGGGCAAATGGGACCTTATCATGCATTCCATTCCTGGAGCCATGCCCCAACCCGAATGCACATTTTTTCTGGGATGGTTATCATAATACGGAAACAGGGAATTCAATAGCAGCATCCCTTTGTTTCAACGATCCGGAATTTTGTAGTCCTATAAGCATTAGGGAGCTCCTACAAATTTAA